The following proteins are encoded in a genomic region of SAR324 cluster bacterium:
- a CDS encoding DUF2283 domain-containing protein, with protein sequence MKIKYSKEADVLLIELKQGIPMDSVDLSEGVILHLDQAGAPLEIELLDASKTVELDEISVVSSLIPPFASSSLFHGKTHS encoded by the coding sequence ATGAAAATCAAATACTCAAAAGAAGCTGATGTATTGCTTATCGAATTAAAACAGGGAATCCCCATGGATTCAGTGGATTTGAGTGAAGGAGTGATTCTTCATCTGGATCAAGCGGGAGCGCCCCTGGAAATTGAATTGCTCGACGCTTCCAAAACTGTCGAGTTGGACGAAATCAGCGTGGTATCTTCATTGATTCCTCCTTTCGCCTCCTCTTCGCTTTTCCATGGCAAAACACATTCTTGA
- a CDS encoding AMP-binding protein, which produces MEPKNFKTIVAIAQQRAIDHPDRNYVIFLEDGDDKEVFLTYAQLDRMAKNTGAWLQMQGLKKGDRVITVLPNGTNFTQIFYGCLYSGILPVPLSEPAGRRHMEIYLETFIPTLKVCKPKVLITTAPMAEFLRTQLPPALQQMFSSVLIVSDEEILKSSQLSFTQPEIKADDTAYLQFSSGSTGTPKGIMIGHSNILANMEQARVFGQWEEGRGTGLWLPLFHDFGLAAGMLGAMYIGGFVVLMTPLEFIRKPLRWLASMSKYRCGYSYAPPFGYDLCLSKITSEDKKKLDLSCLVSMVNGAEPVHYQSVKRFNEYFADCGLKPTVVRPGFGMAETVIMFSESQGLEALCVDKILLETEGRLKLVEESTPSHEKKYLVSLGTHMINHEIAIRDLDNKPLPEGEVGEIMISGPSVCQGYYLNPEATKEIFQQELKGKQGLFLATGDMGLLWKDNLYFAGRIKDIIIIRGRNYYPQDIEYIVPQVKEVRPGCVVAFASGEDEEHSEHLAIAMEIKAELLKDMEMFNNYVLPAIDKKVVELVGDRLQIHPAERIYLEPGAIEKTSSGKIKNQANRKKFLKETFPGLIVRLVDDAIKPVQQETGSLTDTIYQLFEKIVEVKPLAGVPVFDIGGDSVAVVEFLEAVQSEYPKFNVDEVNETTTLDDIIRWIEAN; this is translated from the coding sequence ATGGAACCAAAAAATTTTAAGACAATCGTTGCCATTGCACAGCAAAGAGCCATTGATCATCCAGACAGAAATTATGTTATTTTTCTGGAAGATGGCGATGACAAGGAGGTTTTTTTAACCTATGCGCAACTTGATCGCATGGCCAAGAATACTGGTGCATGGCTACAGATGCAGGGATTGAAAAAAGGGGATCGGGTCATCACCGTGCTTCCCAATGGCACAAATTTCACACAAATATTTTATGGCTGTCTTTACAGTGGGATTCTGCCTGTACCGCTTTCAGAACCAGCAGGTCGTCGTCACATGGAAATTTATCTGGAAACCTTCATTCCGACCCTGAAAGTCTGCAAACCCAAAGTGCTGATCACAACAGCACCTATGGCAGAATTTCTCCGCACACAATTGCCGCCCGCATTGCAACAAATGTTCTCCTCGGTCCTGATTGTTTCAGATGAAGAAATTCTTAAATCATCCCAACTTTCATTCACTCAACCTGAAATCAAGGCTGATGACACGGCCTATCTTCAATTTTCTTCCGGAAGCACAGGAACCCCCAAAGGAATCATGATCGGGCACAGTAATATCCTGGCAAACATGGAACAGGCCCGTGTTTTCGGACAATGGGAAGAAGGCCGTGGAACAGGTCTCTGGCTCCCGTTGTTTCATGATTTTGGTCTGGCGGCCGGAATGCTTGGCGCCATGTACATCGGTGGTTTTGTGGTGCTGATGACGCCTCTTGAGTTTATTCGCAAGCCATTGCGCTGGTTGGCCTCCATGTCCAAATACCGTTGCGGATACAGTTACGCGCCTCCATTTGGCTATGATCTTTGTCTGAGTAAAATCACCTCGGAAGATAAAAAGAAACTGGATCTGTCCTGTCTGGTCTCAATGGTCAATGGGGCGGAACCCGTTCATTATCAATCGGTAAAACGGTTTAATGAATATTTTGCGGATTGTGGCTTGAAGCCTACCGTGGTCAGACCGGGATTTGGAATGGCCGAAACGGTCATCATGTTTTCAGAATCACAAGGACTGGAAGCACTATGCGTTGACAAAATACTGCTTGAAACCGAGGGGCGCCTGAAACTGGTGGAAGAATCAACGCCATCCCATGAAAAAAAGTATCTGGTCAGTCTGGGCACCCACATGATCAATCATGAAATTGCCATTCGGGATCTGGACAACAAGCCTCTACCAGAAGGCGAAGTGGGTGAAATCATGATCAGTGGTCCGAGTGTGTGCCAGGGATATTACCTGAACCCTGAAGCTACCAAAGAAATTTTTCAACAGGAACTCAAAGGCAAACAGGGATTGTTTCTCGCTACCGGAGATATGGGATTGTTGTGGAAAGACAACCTGTATTTTGCGGGAAGAATCAAGGACATCATCATCATTCGTGGTCGTAATTATTATCCACAGGATATTGAATACATTGTTCCACAGGTCAAGGAAGTCCGTCCCGGTTGTGTGGTTGCCTTTGCGTCGGGTGAAGATGAAGAACATTCAGAACATCTGGCAATCGCCATGGAAATCAAGGCCGAATTGCTGAAAGACATGGAAATGTTTAATAACTACGTCCTGCCAGCCATTGATAAAAAAGTGGTTGAACTGGTGGGCGACCGTCTGCAAATCCATCCTGCCGAACGGATCTATCTGGAACCGGGAGCGATTGAAAAAACATCCAGTGGAAAAATTAAAAATCAGGCAAACCGCAAAAAATTCCTCAAGGAAACATTTCCCGGATTGATTGTCCGACTTGTGGATGACGCCATCAAACCTGTTCAACAGGAGACTGGTTCCCTGACGGATACAATTTATCAACTCTTTGAAAAAATTGTTGAGGTCAAACCTCTGGCAGGGGTCCCCGTGTTTGACATCGGTGGAGACTCGGTCGCGGTTGTTGAATTTCTGGAAGCAGTGCAGTCTGAATATCCCAAATTCAATGTGGATGAGGTCAATGAAACAACCACCCTTGATGATATCATCCGTTGGATTGAGGCCAACTGA
- a CDS encoding ATP-binding cassette domain-containing protein, with translation MNHSPQAEQPSSTLTFKLPHPVPVVLILGEGYKKKTNLLEISITQARIQRPENMTLPITCLQLNENLSLKITTEINADEAPPNEILIHFSEPNAQAEQLDQFITYLLRREYQPVDVDDFRFLIHCMALDGLKSKETETLTEWLRVSEFPPEVSDAVLLLLQMPPAPSLAFQKVKEYLLFQRESDLSLKKTLWHNLGILMSAEHKISIHQKLIIRTIIETIPALSAMLDEFRNTQLVFVSQKDLHAREYILRTLKQKIQASPQASWDMTDNELWIVFLVIKLGRLFVSSAFLREHLKWYTSLIQPYFLLHETLLQDLIESSLSDEEFKDNDLVDEFLLVADPDQRSILIEILREMISTQSKLSRYKIDIFARLVQGRGKIMLVSPEQGLGLSDILTIGPKPEHQLRLSQAPRPDCELKIEFMDQGFRIQADEKTSFYVGGRRYQQFEGNQSFLQFRLEQTKFYFFPQARILFYEQHQHHYLSLNNYEVLVKSHARLFHFSRQSRHVLKHIQVSFRSGEFTGIFGPTGAGKSSLLRALLNQYENHGDIWFDGISYRDYYQNHIQEVGYVPQDEVLYRDLTIHETLHYSILLRGLARKRKDVKSLIDQTIQELGLEKAIHVLIGDDQKQGISGGQRKRVNLALELLSPNTLLLMLDEPTSGLDPSTELQTHKLLRNLAAKGLFVLVVSHSLYEATMNILDMALILTDQGEIAYYGPSIDAKSYFQVETPEEIFNVLSQYPSTHWVQKYHRNENPYYRKYVLSRLNFNQTQVIDTIQSSRKFKEELAKKQDNLSRATGDALDRKPGWFTQSGIFIQRQAKRQFRDLQSLFSRTSQAVLLALVLRIAYTAPESGLLTLMSIIPVWMGATMSVRAINSEYSIFLRERRYGIGIVPYVVSLFVVHSLVIFPQILIFLGCLYLMIPLSSFGFAFADVFLIIYLTSLTGINLGILLSAVFTSQQASVNALPVFLVLMILFGGSVIAVKEMGTMSYAASNITPTRWALEGLLYEGECMVSKVPSGTSWEWCGQVDDALRQQMQTDKLYPLEMKSPHWATPWYNVIMAREEEAIKVGIGLRALGFYRPMECTLDNYDFCPQALIHRQWITINLILISLVMLTASILVLVWRTRK, from the coding sequence ATGAACCATAGTCCCCAGGCTGAACAACCCTCATCAACCTTGACGTTCAAGCTTCCTCATCCGGTGCCAGTTGTTCTCATTCTAGGTGAGGGCTATAAAAAAAAGACAAATCTGCTCGAAATTTCCATCACGCAGGCACGGATCCAACGTCCTGAAAACATGACCTTGCCCATCACCTGTCTGCAATTGAATGAGAATTTATCACTAAAGATAACCACTGAAATCAATGCTGATGAAGCACCCCCCAATGAAATATTGATCCATTTTTCTGAACCGAATGCACAGGCCGAACAACTGGACCAGTTCATCACTTATCTGTTGCGCCGTGAGTATCAACCTGTGGATGTGGATGATTTCCGGTTTCTGATTCATTGCATGGCGCTGGATGGACTCAAAAGCAAAGAAACTGAAACGCTGACCGAATGGCTACGTGTCTCAGAGTTTCCTCCGGAAGTTTCTGATGCGGTCTTGTTACTGCTTCAAATGCCACCGGCACCCTCATTAGCCTTCCAGAAAGTCAAGGAATACCTCTTGTTTCAGAGAGAAAGCGACCTTTCACTCAAAAAAACACTGTGGCATAATCTGGGCATTTTGATGAGTGCTGAACACAAGATTTCCATTCATCAAAAACTGATTATCCGCACCATCATTGAAACGATCCCCGCCCTTTCAGCCATGCTGGATGAGTTTCGCAATACGCAACTCGTGTTTGTTTCTCAAAAAGATCTGCACGCCAGAGAATATATTCTGAGAACCCTGAAACAAAAAATCCAGGCCTCCCCTCAGGCTTCCTGGGACATGACAGACAATGAACTCTGGATTGTGTTTCTGGTCATCAAACTCGGAAGATTGTTTGTGTCCTCAGCCTTTCTCAGGGAACATTTAAAATGGTACACCTCCCTCATTCAGCCTTATTTTCTACTCCATGAAACATTGCTTCAGGATCTGATTGAAAGCAGTCTGTCTGATGAAGAATTCAAAGACAATGATCTGGTCGATGAATTTCTACTGGTCGCAGATCCTGACCAGCGAAGTATCCTGATTGAAATTTTGCGGGAAATGATCAGCACGCAATCCAAACTCAGCCGTTACAAAATTGATATTTTTGCCAGACTGGTTCAGGGACGAGGAAAAATCATGCTGGTTTCTCCGGAACAGGGATTGGGACTTTCAGACATTCTGACCATCGGCCCCAAACCCGAACACCAGTTGCGGTTATCGCAGGCCCCACGTCCTGATTGTGAGCTTAAAATTGAGTTTATGGATCAGGGATTCCGGATACAAGCTGATGAAAAAACCTCGTTTTATGTGGGAGGCCGCCGTTATCAGCAGTTTGAAGGAAATCAGTCTTTTCTTCAATTCCGCCTGGAACAGACCAAATTTTATTTTTTTCCACAGGCCAGAATTCTGTTTTATGAACAACACCAGCACCACTATCTGTCTCTCAACAACTATGAAGTGCTCGTGAAGAGCCATGCCCGATTGTTTCATTTTTCCCGTCAATCCAGACATGTATTGAAGCACATCCAGGTTTCTTTCCGCAGTGGTGAATTCACAGGAATATTTGGTCCGACAGGCGCAGGGAAATCGTCTCTGTTGAGAGCCTTGCTCAACCAATATGAAAACCATGGTGACATCTGGTTCGATGGCATTTCTTATCGTGATTATTACCAGAATCATATTCAGGAAGTCGGCTATGTGCCACAGGATGAAGTTTTATACCGGGATCTGACCATTCATGAAACATTGCATTATTCCATACTTTTACGAGGACTGGCCCGCAAACGGAAGGATGTCAAATCACTGATAGACCAGACCATTCAGGAACTTGGACTGGAAAAAGCCATTCATGTTCTCATTGGAGACGACCAGAAACAGGGCATCAGCGGTGGTCAGCGAAAACGGGTTAATCTCGCACTGGAACTGCTATCCCCCAACACACTCCTGCTGATGCTGGATGAGCCAACGTCAGGGCTGGACCCCAGCACTGAGCTTCAAACCCACAAACTGTTGAGAAATCTCGCGGCCAAGGGATTATTTGTACTGGTGGTGTCTCACAGTCTGTATGAGGCAACCATGAATATTCTCGATATGGCCCTGATTCTTACCGATCAGGGGGAAATAGCCTATTACGGCCCGTCGATTGACGCCAAATCTTATTTTCAGGTGGAAACCCCTGAAGAAATTTTCAATGTGCTGTCACAATATCCATCAACGCACTGGGTTCAAAAATATCATCGAAATGAAAACCCGTATTACCGAAAATATGTGCTTTCACGACTCAATTTTAACCAGACTCAGGTGATTGACACCATTCAATCCTCCAGAAAATTCAAGGAGGAACTGGCCAAAAAACAGGATAATCTGTCTCGTGCGACAGGCGATGCGTTGGACAGGAAACCCGGATGGTTCACGCAGTCCGGAATTTTTATCCAGCGGCAGGCCAAACGCCAATTTCGAGATTTGCAATCCCTTTTTTCCAGAACATCCCAGGCTGTTTTACTGGCCCTGGTTTTAAGAATTGCCTACACAGCGCCTGAAAGCGGACTATTGACCTTGATGAGCATCATTCCGGTATGGATGGGCGCGACCATGAGTGTGAGAGCCATCAATTCAGAATATTCCATTTTTCTTCGGGAACGGCGTTATGGCATAGGCATTGTGCCTTATGTCGTTTCACTCTTTGTGGTCCATTCGCTGGTAATTTTTCCACAGATTCTGATTTTTTTAGGCTGTCTCTATCTGATGATTCCCTTGTCCTCATTTGGTTTTGCGTTTGCGGATGTTTTTCTGATCATTTATCTCACCAGTCTCACAGGCATCAATCTGGGCATTCTTCTGTCGGCAGTGTTTACCTCTCAACAGGCCTCAGTCAACGCCTTGCCTGTCTTTCTGGTGTTGATGATTCTGTTTGGCGGAAGTGTGATTGCGGTTAAGGAAATGGGCACTATGTCCTATGCGGCATCCAACATCACCCCCACACGATGGGCCCTTGAAGGTCTGCTCTATGAAGGGGAATGCATGGTGAGCAAGGTGCCGAGCGGCACTTCATGGGAATGG